From the genome of Amia ocellicauda isolate fAmiCal2 chromosome 14, fAmiCal2.hap1, whole genome shotgun sequence, one region includes:
- the LOC136768499 gene encoding macrosialin, whose amino-acid sequence MNTLFALVCVAVLAFSMAENYDRRHKKAGTLGPAGVFSSIATTSPTTHNTTTPKPSTTTLPPTNHTTTLPPTNHTTTLPPTNHTTAPPTNHTTAPPTNHTTTLPPTNHTTAPPTNHTTAPPTNHTTTPTNHTTAPPTNHTTTPSPPLPTPPGNLTVGNYNIKDNKGVTCVLVNVALQLKVQYQNITSKNQTWGTFTVQPSETTTSGNCIDPKAQLKLTFKQGYVMFSFIKNTTSKSVYVDTVDVELSYPFPDGDPKQIISAKNESLELFKAQIGHSYSCKNTSVVVKPYLYLEASGQKLQAFNITKSSFGPVENCQADKSDYTVAIVVGIVLAILIIIVIIVYLLGRRKRTDGYQAL is encoded by the exons ATGAACACCCTGTTCGCCCTAGTCTGCGTGGCCGTCTTGG CTTTCTCAATGGCGGAAAATTATGACCGGCGACACAAGAAAGCAGGCACTTTGGGTCCCGCTGGCGTCTTCAGCTCTATTGCCACAACCAGTCCGACAACCCATAACACAACCACACCCAAACCATCCACCACAACCCTGCCCCCCACCAATCACACCACAACCCTGCCCCCCACCAATCACACCACAACCCTGCCCCCCACCAATCACaccacagccccgcccaccaaTCACACCACAGCCCCCCCCACCAATCACACCACAACCCTGCCCCCCACCAATCACaccacagccccgcccaccaaTCACaccacagccccgcccaccaaTCACACCACCACACCTACCAATCACACCACAGCCCCACCCACCAATCATACCACCACACCTAGCCCACCCCTGCCAACACCCCCCGGGAATCTGACAGTGGGCAATTACAACATTAAGGACAACAAAGGTGTCACGTGTGTCCTAGTGAATGTGGCACTGCAGCTCAAGGTGCAGTACCAGAACATCACCTCAAAGAACCAG ACCTGGGGGACCTTCACAGTACAGCCTTCTGAAACCACCACTTCAGGGAACTGTATTGACCCAAAAGCTCAACTAAAACTCACCTTCAAACAAGGATATGTCATGTTCTCCTTCATCAAG AATACAACCAGTAAATCTGTGTATGTGGACACCGTTGATGTGGAGCTGAGCTATCCGTTCCCTGATGGAG atccAAAACAGATTATCTCTGccaaaaatgaatctctggagCTGTTCAAGGCACAGATCGGCCACTCCTACTCCTGCAAGAACACATCTGTTGTCGTTAAGCCTTACTTATACCTTGAGGCCAGCGGCCAGAAACTTCAGGCTTTCAATATCACCAAGAGCAGCTTTGGGCCAG TGGAAAACTGCCAGGCAGACAAGTCTGACTACACGGTGGCCATCGTTGTGGGCATCGTCCTTGCCATCCTCATTATCATCGTGATCATCGTGTACCTGCTCGGCCGACGAAAGAGGACAGATGGATACCAAGCTTTGTGA